The segment ACCCGGTTCGGGATCATGCCGGCCGCCGTGGAGGGGGCGGAGCCGGATCAGCTGCTGGCCCTGCACGCGACGGCCGAGGCGATCGCGGACGCGGGCGGTGAGGGGCGGCTGCCGGCCGACCGCTCCCGGATCGGTGTGGTGCTGGGGCGCGGCGGGTTCATGGGGGTGGCCACCGCCCGGCTGGACCAACGGGTGCGTACGGCACACCAGTTGGCGCAGACGCTGCGGGAGGTGGCGCCGGAGCTCGGGGAACGGCGGATCGCCGAGGTGCGGTCGGCGTTCCAGGCGGCGCTGGGCCCGGAGCGGCCCGATGCGTCGATCGGGCTGGTTCCCAGCTTCACCGCCGCGCGGACCGCGAACCGGCTGGACTTCCGCGGTCCCGCCTACACCCTGGACGCGGCCTGCGCCTCCTCGCTGCTCGCCGTGGACCAGGCGGTCGGGCTGCTGGCGGCCGGGCGCTGCGACGTGGTGGTCGCGGGGGCGGTGCACCACTGCCACATCGCCACCCTGTGGAGCGTGTTCACACAGCTGCGGGCGCTGAGCCCGAGCGAGCGGATCCGCCCCTTCGACCGGCGGGCGGACGGGACGCTGCTGTCCGAGGGGACCGGGGTGGTGCTGCTGAAGCGGCTGGCGGACGCGCGGCGGGACGGCGACCGGGTTTACGCGGTGGTCCGCGGGACGGGGGTGGACGGGGACGGGAGGGCGGCGAGCCTGATGAGCCCGCTGGTCGCGGGCCAGGTGAGGGCGCTGGAACGGGCCTGGCGGGAGGCCGGGCTGGATCCGCGGGAGCCGGGCGCGCTGGGACTGGTGGAGGCGCACGGCACGGGCACGCCGGTGGGCGACGCGGCCGAACTGGACACCCTGGCCCGGGTGTTCGGGCCGCCGGGGCGGGGCGACGGGCCGGGCGTCGGTCTGGGGTCGGTCAAGTCCATGCTGGGGCACACCATGCAGGCCTCCGGCATGGCGGGACTGATCAAGGCGGCACTGGCGGTGCACGAGGGGGTGCTGCCGCCGACGCTGCACCTGGAGGATCCCCACCCGGATCTGGCCCGGACCCGGATGCGCCCGGTGACCGCCGCCGAGCCGTGGGAGCGGGGGGCCGGCCCGCGCCGGGCGGGGGTCAACGCCTTCGGCTTCGGGGGGATCAACGCGCACGTGGTGCTGGAGGAGGCTCCGGGCGCCGGCCGGCCGGCGGCGCTTCCGGTGCGCAGGTTCCTGCCTCCGGCGGGGCCGGCCGTGCCCGTGGGGACTCCGCGCGCGCCCGGCGACGTGCTGCTGCTGGCGGCGCAGGACCCGGCCGGGCTGGCGGCCCTGCTGGCCGCGGATGCTCCCGTGTCCGGAGGGGAGGGGCCCTGCCGGCTCGCGGTGGTCGGGCCGAGCCCGCAGCGGCTCGCGCTGGCCGCGAAGGCGGTGGCGCGCGGGCGGGCCTGGCGGGGGCGCGGGGACGTGTGGTTCAGTCCGGCGCCGCTGGGCGGGCGCACGGCGTTCCTGTTCCCGGGCCTGGAGCCGGAGTTCGCCCCGGTGGTGGACGACGTGGCGGACCTGCTGGCACTGCCCCGGCCCCGTCTCGGGCGCGGTGACGGGCTCGTGGAGCGGGCCCTGGACGCCCTCGCGACGGGCCGCTTCTTCGCCCGCGTGCTGCCGGCGCTCGGCATCGGGGCGGACGTGCTGGCGGGGCACAGCCTCGGGGAGTGGGCGGCGATGGTCGCCGCCGGCCTCTACCCGCAGGAGGCGGCCGACGCCTTCCTCGACTCGCTGCGGCCGGGCTCGCTGAAGGTCCCGGACCTCGTGTACGCGGCTCTGGGCTGCGGTGCCGGGCGGGCGCGGGCGGCGCTGCACGGGCTGGACCGGGTGGTGGTCAGCCACGACAACTGCCCGCACCAGTCGGTGGTCTGCGGTGAGCCCGACCAAGTGGCGGCGGTGGTCGCGCGGTTGCGCGGGGAGGGGGTGCTCGGGCAGGAACTGCCGTTCCGTTCGGGGTTCCACACCCCGATGTGGGAGCCGTACCTCGGGCAGGTCCGGGCCGCGTTCGCCCGGCTGCCGCTGCGGCCGGGTGCGGTGCCGGTCTGGTCGGCCACCACCTGCGCGCCGTTCCCCTCCGGGGAGCGGGAGGTGCGGGAGCTGGTGGTACGCCACCTCCTGGAGCCGGTCCGCTTCCGCGAGCTGACGCTGCGGCTGTACGAGGAGGAGGGCGTGCGCAGCTTCGTCACACTGGGGCCGGGCAGCCTGCCGGGGTTCGTCGAGGACACCCTGCGCGACCGCCCCCACCTGTCGGTGGCGGCCTCCTCCCCCCGGCTGACGGGACTGGCGTCCCTGAACCGTCTCTGCGCGGCCCTCTGGGCGGAGGGCCACACCCCTGACTGGGCCAGGCTCGCGTCCCCGTCCCCGTCCCCGTCCACCGCCCCCGTCTCCCGGCCGGCCCCGCCCCAGGCCGCCACCGGGCCCGCTACCCGGGGGCGCGCCGTTCCGCTGGATCTCGGTTCCCCGCTCGTCCGCCTGGGCGAAGGGGCCCGGACCGCCCTCGGCGGCCTACCGGCGGCATCGACGGCAGGTTCGTCGCACGCCACCGGCACGGCAGGCCAGGCCGCTCAGGCGGGTCAGGTCTCGCAGGCAGCCCAGACAGCTCAAGCGGCACAGGCGGCACAGGCCGCTGTGCGTGGCCACCCGGACGGGGCCCGGCCTGGCCTGTCGTCGGCCCCGCCCGCCGGGGCCGACCCCGGGTCCGCCGGGAGCCTGCTGGGGCCGGCCGCCGGCACGGGCACGCGGCCGCCGGGGCCGGGACAGGGGGTCGGCCCGGCGCCCGTGGTAACCAACGGTGCGGGAAGGGCCACGGGGAAGCTCGGCCTGCGGATCTCCCTCGCCACGTTGCCCTACGTGCGCGACCACTGCGTGTACCTCCAGCCCGACGGCTGGCCCGAGGAATCCGACCGGTTCCCGGTCGTGCCCATGACCACGATGCTGGAGCTCGCGGCCGACGCCGCCCGCCGGTACGCCCCGCGCGGCCTCGCCGTCACCGGGTTCGAGGACGTGCGGGCCCTGCGCTGGCTGTCCGTGGAACCGGCCCTCGACGTCGTGGCCGAGGTCCGCGACGAGGGGCCGGGGCGGCTCCGGGTGGCGATCGGAGAGTACGCCTCCGTCGTCGTCCTGTTCGGCGAGCGGTACGAGCGGCCGCCCGCCCCCGACGCCGCTCCCCTGCGCGACCCGCGCCCCGCCCCGTCAGCGCGGCGGCGCTCTACCGTGACCGGTGGATGTTCCACGGGCCGCGCTTCGCCGCCGTGCACGAGGTGCGCACCGTGGCCGCGGACGGCATCGAGGGGGTCGTGCGGGCGCTCCCCTCCCCGGGGGCCCTCCTCGACGCCGCCGGCCAGCTGTTCGGGCACTGGATGCAGCTGCGGCTCCCGGTGGACCGGCTGGTGTTCCCGGCCACCGTCGGCCGGATCCGCTTCTACGGGCCGCCGCCGGCGCCCGGCGAACTGCTGCGCGTCACCGCCCGGGTGCGCGAGGTGCGGGAGGTCACCGTGCGCGGGGACCTCGAGCTGGTCCGGGCCGACGGCGGGGTGTGGGCCCGGATCGAGGGGTGGACGTACCGCCGCTTCGGCGCCGACGAACGGGTCTGGCCGATGAAGTTCACCCCCGAGGTGTGCGGCATCGGCGAGCCCCAGCCGGGGGGTTGGTGCCTGGCCCGGCGGCGCTGGAGCGATCCCGCCTCCCAGGAGCTGGTGATGCGCCGCTACCTGGGCGCCGCGGAACGGGAGGCGTACGGGCGGCTGTCGCCGCGGGCCCGGGGGCCGTGGCTGCTGGGGCGGATCGCGGCCAAGGACGCCCTGCGGCAGGTGCTGTGGGACGGTGGCGCCGGTCCGGTGTTCCCGGTGGAGGTGCCCGTCGGCAACGATCCCGCGGGCCGTCCGCTGGCGCTGGGCCCGCTCACCCGGGGCCTTCGGCTGACGATCGCCCACAAGGACCGGATCGCCGTCGCCCTCGCCGGGCCGG is part of the Streptomyces katrae genome and harbors:
- a CDS encoding polyketide synthase dehydratase domain-containing protein, yielding MAVRGTGPRRRGRGPRRGAGAAPGGDRRVRLRRRPVRRAVRAAARPRRRSPARPAPRPVSAAALYRDRWMFHGPRFAAVHEVRTVAADGIEGVVRALPSPGALLDAAGQLFGHWMQLRLPVDRLVFPATVGRIRFYGPPPAPGELLRVTARVREVREVTVRGDLELVRADGGVWARIEGWTYRRFGADERVWPMKFTPEVCGIGEPQPGGWCLARRRWSDPASQELVMRRYLGAAEREAYGRLSPRARGPWLLGRIAAKDALRQVLWDGGAGPVFPVEVPVGNDPAGRPLALGPLTRGLRLTIAHKDRIAVALAGPGRALGIDVEQVTADPDALVRIALGPGELRLAEALAAAAGTGLASALTTLWCAKEAAAKAEGRGLGGRPRDWRVSGDPEAGPDGGGLLVHSPGGHPYPVRTTLLSTTPAATAAPGTHPGGTAPSGTAPPDHVVAWTAQGPAAGVPFDLTETHHGI